In Gemmatimonadota bacterium, the genomic window TTTCCACGTATTTCGCCCTTTTTATCCGTTCGGGTCTCAATCCTATGATTGATATGAACGATCCCGAGACCTGGGAGAATTTCAAAGCATTTATGGGGCGTCAGCAATACGGGATCCACCTCGTTTTTCCACGCCGCGCCGAACCCTGGGCTTTTCAGTTTAATATTTTTATCAAATATTTTCTCCAGCAGTTTCCGTTTTTTGATGGGATCTCCGCAGCTTTTCGCCGTGCCGTAGATGTTTATATGAGTCGATATGAGATCATTCAATATTCTCTGATTACGCTCGCGCTCGGCATTGGCGGTGCTGTGTATCACCTGCGTATGGATTGGAAACGCTTTGCTTCCTTTTTTGCCATGTTTGCCCTGATGGGCGTGGGGCTTGTGCTTTATCTCAATATGCCCGACCCGGAACCCCGCGAGCGCGAATATATCTTTGTGGGGGCTTATACATTTTTTGGTATATGGATGGGTATTGGTGCAGCGGGTCTTATCGCCTGGATGCAAAACAAATCGCTGGCGATTCTGGCGGCGGCTCTCATGCTTCTGGTGCCATCGGGTATTCTGGTCGAGAATTATCACGTACACGACCGCACGGGCGACTTTGTGTCGTATGATTATGCCTATAATATTATGGCTACCTGTGAGGAGAATGCCATTTTGTTTACCAATGGGGATAACGATACGTATCCTCTGTGGTTTTTGCAGGGCGTTGAGGGCGTGCGAAATGATATTCAAGTTGTCAATCTCAGTCTTATCAAGACTTCGTGGTACATTAAACAGCTGAAGCGGTACGGTATTGAATTTGACCTGGAGGATGATGAGATTGAAGAATGGCTTGGGGCTCTTCCCTGGGATTACGACAGAAGCGTAGAAGTAGCAGGTCTTAAACTCGAGGGGGGGGATCTTCCCATAGTCGGGTATCCTACGGGCAGAGGCAGAGAGACGGTGCCGGTCCTGGAACCCCATACTTTGATGATATGGCGCGTTGTGAAACACAACTGGGAAAAGCGGCCCATTTATTTTGCCGTGACCGTACCCGATATCAATATGGCGGGTTTGAAGTCCTATTTGTCCATGGAGGGGATGGCGTATAAATTGGTCAGGACCCGGGGATACGAGCAGTTTGAGGAGGAAAAGATCAGGCGCAATTTGCTCGAGGTCTATCGGTACACCGGTGTTGCGGATAGTACGGTTCACAAAGACCCGGTTGCTCGTCGTTTGCTCAGCAATTACTTGATTCTCTTTGATGGGCTTGTCCGCGCGTACATTCGGCTGGGTATGCACAGAGAGGCTTATGATGTTCTCCTGGAAGTCGAAAAACGCGTGCCTCCCTACGCGCTCGATTTCCCGGAGACCTGGCAACTCGTTGGCACACACTATCACGCGCTGGCTATCCATTTTTACGAGTCGGGTGACATAACTCGTGCTGTTTCTTCGCTGGAGAATCTGCTCCGCTTGGGGCCACCGCTTGAAAATCCCGAAGATATACGCAGGCTCATAGATCGATGGAAATTGGGAACAATGCCGAGGGAGGCAGATAGTGTGGGGTCTGTTGTGCGGTGAGGAGATTGTTGCCACACTGTCGCAACAATTGTCTCTACACCGTCGAGATAATTGGTTGAAGAGTTTGGCAATCCGAGATTGTCGTATCAATGATACGACAATGGCGTGCTATTTCTTTTAGCACGCCACTTTTTTGCCTACTGAGAAATATCCTGATCATCCTTTCATCACTGGATAGAAACACTCCAGTGCAGGCTCTGATCATCCTGATCCGCTTTCAATACTCCCACTGTTCATATACTCTTTTGGCCGGGATTTTGTTTTTCCATTGTCGCATGAGCACATAGCCTACGACAAATCCGGCAATGTGGGCGAACCACGCGACGTCACTTGTGCCGCTGGCACTTGAGGCGTTGAGCAACTGAATGACAAACCATCCACCGAGTACGATTAGTGCCGGTACGCGAAGGATGAAATAAAATACGAGTACCAGTATTCGCGTGCCGGGAAATGCCGCCAGATAGCCTCCCAATATTCCCGCTATTGCGCCACTGGCACCCACCATTGGTATGGTGGATTCCGGTTCGGAAATCACATGTGATAGTGTTGCTATTATCCCGCAAAATAAATAGAAGAACAAGAATCGCGCACGTCCCAGCGCGGCTTCTATATTGTTCCCAAATATCCACAGATACAGCATGTTGCCGCCCAGATGTAATATGCCGCCGTGCATAAACATCGACGATAATAGCGTGAGATATAGCGGGATGGGCGTGGGAGAGATTGCGTTAACACCGTGCATGATTTCAAAGGGGATCGCCCCATATCGCGCGGTAAATACATGAAATCCGATGTCGCCCAATAACCAGGCGTACACGAAGATGCCCACATTGGTCAGCAATATGCCGATCACCAATACGGGCACGCTTCCCGAAGGGTGTTCGTCTTTGAGGGGGATCATCATGGCTATTTGGTCCTGAATGTCGTGGTGCGCCGCGATTCATTGCCACAGATGTCGCGCACGATAATTTCCAGTTTGTGCGATCCGGGCGTCAGGGGGGTTCGCGGTTTGGCAAAGATGCGATTTTCTTCCGGGTCGTATTCCACAATGAGAGCTTGTCCATCGATGCGTATCACCATATCTTCCTCTCGCCAGATACCCGAAGATGTATCCCATATAGAGGCTGCAACTCTGGGTTGGCGCTGTGTGAGTACTGTGCCGTTGGCGGGGGTTATGCTGGCAATTCTGGGGGGCACAGTGTCGGCGAGCAATGCAAATACACCAAAGTTTCGCACATTTCCCGTTATAGTACCTGTCTTTGAATCGCGTCCCTTATCGACAAAAGTCCAGCTTTTTCTTCCATTCCATTTGTAGATGCCGAGTTTGTCTATATTGGGATGATCTGGAGGGTAGATAAACGCGATTTCTGCTCCTTTGAATGCCACGTCTCCGGGCATTATCCGGAATGCGATTCCCACCATGCGTTTGTCCTTTATCTGGCTTTCGGACTCTATGCGTCCAAATAGGGTTTCGTAAACGCCTTCTTTCTCAAATCGCACCCGCACCAATCTGTCATCCGAGCGCATTTCTCCGCCATCTGGTGTGACGGTTTGCTGGATGATTCGCAATTTTTGGGTTTGTCCGTTTGTTTCAATTTGCAGGTCTATGTCGTCGGCGTGCTTTTCATCAAATGGAATGATAACCTGATATGTTTGCGAACTCGTCTGTTGAACTGCGAGGGTTCGCGTCCATTGTTTGGAAAGTTGTGCTCGGACGGTTGGCATTTCTGACAGGGTCCGATTGGCTGAGATGCGGATAACTGCAAAGGTGGGGAAATACGATATTTCGCTGGTTATTTTTGGGGTGTGTTGTGGTGAATTTTTTGAGGGAAATTTTCTATTTGTGTTCTGCACCCGCAAAAATACGGCTGCTTTTGCGCGATTTCCCTTTACGTCTTCGGCAATGATCTGCAGGCGGTGTACGCCCGGCGAGAGTTCATGTCCCGCACCGTTGGTTTTTGTCCCTGCAAATAATACGCCTGCTCCCACTTTGTAATCGCCGTAGAAAGGCAGGCGATTGCCGGGTTTGCGATACAGGCTGTGAAATCGCCCCAGGCCGCGACGGCTCATGTAAAAGTCATAGGCGAGTTCTCCGTGGCGCGTTACGTCGTATCCAAATAGCCCACAGGTTTTTTGAAATATCTCTTCGCCATTTATTAGAAGTCGCATGCGATAAGGGGCCAATCGATTTGTTAGTTGCGAGTCATTCGCGCGGTCAAACGCTTTCAGGCCAATGCCGATGGGACCCCAGACGGTTACGGTATCGGGATGTGTGAAGATTTTTTCTTTTGTTCGATAGGCGAGGCGATGTGACACTGGCTTGTGTCCGCTTTTGACCCGTGCATTTGCGTTTAAGGGTACGAGGCCGATCGCCTGTATGGTTGGGGGTATGGTGTCTTTGATATCAAATCCATGGAGCAGGGGATTGATGGGGCGGTGTTTCGCGTCGCGCAATTCGAAGTGCAGATGCGGTACGCCAATGCCCGTGCTGCCCGAATAGCCCAGCACTTCTCCGCGTTTGACGGGGATTTGATCGGGGCGAAAATACAGGTTTACGCTGTATGTTCCGCGGCGATCTTGTTCTTGCTGGACGTATTTTTCGATGCGTTTGGAAAATCCCGATAAGTGCGCCCAGAGCGCGAACAGGCCGTTGTCGAGTTGTACATATACCACTCGCCCGTATCCCCAGGGCGATGTGCGGACCCGCCAGACGTACCCATCGGCAATCGCTGTTACGGGATACCCTTCTTTGCCATAGGTTTTCAGGTCAATGGCCGCATGCAATCGCCCCCCCCGGTATTCACCAAAGGTCGATG contains:
- a CDS encoding DUF2723 domain-containing protein, encoding MNGFGQRNKIVAGLVFFVTAVIYLSTLAPTVAFWDCGEFITTAYTLGIPHPPGAPFYTLLGRIFSMLPFGEIAFRVNLLSAAAGIATVVLIYLCTVRLLSTWLDREDTIQQVAILVGGVVASLSTAFSFSFWNNAIEAEVYGLSMCITMLAVWVALRWDDAHKDHNSDRLLLFIAYLFGLGAGVHLQCLLTIPGILILLFTDLMEDRPLKHQVLVVVGLTLYPFLSIVFPIGVAALLTGAVVIGLLILRPEWRNPQFWLLGIIIGALGFSTYFALFIRSGLNPMIDMNDPETWENFKAFMGRQQYGIHLVFPRRAEPWAFQFNIFIKYFLQQFPFFDGISAAFRRAVDVYMSRYEIIQYSLITLALGIGGAVYHLRMDWKRFASFFAMFALMGVGLVLYLNMPDPEPREREYIFVGAYTFFGIWMGIGAAGLIAWMQNKSLAILAAALMLLVPSGILVENYHVHDRTGDFVSYDYAYNIMATCEENAILFTNGDNDTYPLWFLQGVEGVRNDIQVVNLSLIKTSWYIKQLKRYGIEFDLEDDEIEEWLGALPWDYDRSVEVAGLKLEGGDLPIVGYPTGRGRETVPVLEPHTLMIWRVVKHNWEKRPIYFAVTVPDINMAGLKSYLSMEGMAYKLVRTRGYEQFEEEKIRRNLLEVYRYTGVADSTVHKDPVARRLLSNYLILFDGLVRAYIRLGMHREAYDVLLEVEKRVPPYALDFPETWQLVGTHYHALAIHFYESGDITRAVSSLENLLRLGPPLENPEDIRRLIDRWKLGTMPREADSVGSVVR
- a CDS encoding rhomboid family intramembrane serine protease, producing MIPLKDEHPSGSVPVLVIGILLTNVGIFVYAWLLGDIGFHVFTARYGAIPFEIMHGVNAISPTPIPLYLTLLSSMFMHGGILHLGGNMLYLWIFGNNIEAALGRARFLFFYLFCGIIATLSHVISEPESTIPMVGASGAIAGILGGYLAAFPGTRILVLVFYFILRVPALIVLGGWFVIQLLNASSASGTSDVAWFAHIAGFVVGYVLMRQWKNKIPAKRVYEQWEY
- a CDS encoding M23 family metallopeptidase, with product MPRLSTIICILLSLTITAHAENYHWPMDAPPALTSTFGEYRGGRLHAAIDLKTYGKEGYPVTAIADGYVWRVRTSPWGYGRVVYVQLDNGLFALWAHLSGFSKRIEKYVQQEQDRRGTYSVNLYFRPDQIPVKRGEVLGYSGSTGIGVPHLHFELRDAKHRPINPLLHGFDIKDTIPPTIQAIGLVPLNANARVKSGHKPVSHRLAYRTKEKIFTHPDTVTVWGPIGIGLKAFDRANDSQLTNRLAPYRMRLLINGEEIFQKTCGLFGYDVTRHGELAYDFYMSRRGLGRFHSLYRKPGNRLPFYGDYKVGAGVLFAGTKTNGAGHELSPGVHRLQIIAEDVKGNRAKAAVFLRVQNTNRKFPSKNSPQHTPKITSEISYFPTFAVIRISANRTLSEMPTVRAQLSKQWTRTLAVQQTSSQTYQVIIPFDEKHADDIDLQIETNGQTQKLRIIQQTVTPDGGEMRSDDRLVRVRFEKEGVYETLFGRIESESQIKDKRMVGIAFRIMPGDVAFKGAEIAFIYPPDHPNIDKLGIYKWNGRKSWTFVDKGRDSKTGTITGNVRNFGVFALLADTVPPRIASITPANGTVLTQRQPRVAASIWDTSSGIWREEDMVIRIDGQALIVEYDPEENRIFAKPRTPLTPGSHKLEIIVRDICGNESRRTTTFRTK